The following are encoded in a window of Impatiens glandulifera chromosome 5, dImpGla2.1, whole genome shotgun sequence genomic DNA:
- the LOC124939432 gene encoding AP-3 complex subunit sigma-like, protein MNDQGKPRLVKFYDYQVSVLHLHFGSNEIQNVDLDVEVDIILPLLQDAMLVCKTFATLLTVLQVHAIIDEIVLGGQVLETDSSYVYVVKVVQEIIRLEKAANSISLVPKSINAWQGR, encoded by the exons ATGAATGATCAAGGCAAGCCTCGTCTGGTCAAATTCTACGATTATCAAGTTAGTGTATTACATCTTCATTTTGGTAGCAATGAGATCCAAAATGTTGATTTGGATGTAGAGGTTGATATTATACTCCCATTATTGCAGGATGCTATGCTTGTCTGCAAGACCTTTGCAACACT gCTTACTGTTTTACAGGTGCATGCTATTATAGATGAAATTGTGTTGGGAGGTCAAGTTTTGGAGACAGATTCTTCCTATGTATATGTAGTGAAGGTTGTACAAGAAATAATTAG GTTGGAGAAGGCTGCAAATTCAATATCACTAGTtccaaaatcaattaatgcCTGGCAGGGAAGATAG
- the LOC124939431 gene encoding AP-3 complex subunit sigma-like, giving the protein MNDQGKPRLVKFYDYQVSVLHLHFGSNEIQNVDLDVEVDIILPLLQDAMLVCKTFGTLYFVFVFDTYENELAMLDLMQGLQVHAILDEIVLGGQVLETDSSYVYVVKVVQEIIRLEKAANSISLVPKSINAWQGR; this is encoded by the exons ATGAATGATCAAGGCAAGCCTCGTCTGGTCAAATTCTACGATTATCAAGTTAGTGTATTACATCTTCATTTTGGTAGCAATGAGATCCAAAATGTTGATTTGGATGTAGAGGTTGATATTATACTCCCATTATTGCAGGATGCTATGCTTGTCTGCAAGACCTTTGGAACACTATACTTTGTCTTTGTATTTGATACCTACGAAAATGAACTAGCGATGCTAGATCTTATGCAAG gCTTACAGGTGCATGCTATTCTAGATGAAATTGTGTTGGGAGGTCAAGTTTTGGAGACAGATTCTTCCTATGTATATGTAGTGAAGGTTGTACAAGAAATAATTAG GTTGGAGAAGGCTGCAAATTCAATATCACTAGTtccaaaatcaattaatgcCTGGCAGGGAAGATAG
- the LOC124937587 gene encoding pentatricopeptide repeat-containing protein At4g28010-like encodes MVIRKQLCSNCYLLFRPHTKCLSSATVESSFNDIETQIRSLCDKSSPRLEDALLLFNQAVEIHGLPSESTCDFLLQTFSQSRKYNMVINVYNKMKGIQVFRSFISLQVLIEFFLHSNNPDFSFGVLGTMVKCGFQVNTYCINVVLNGLCRNGDTSRAVKVFNEWCRGSVLPDVITFSTLMNRLCKEGRMGEAIDLFDDMKLKGINPDVITFTTLMNGLCINDRMREAMDLFDDMRLKGLNPNVLTYNTLMNGLCKEGRMGEAMYLFDDMKLKSLNPDVITYSALVNVFCKAGNFDEGKKLYDMMLEKGVEPNEFIYSSLLQYLCKMRRWEEASELFNVMSHRGIKPDLVIYNVLINGLCRDGRPMDAMRLVDLMAEKGEEANIITYNSLIDGFCKSGMVAEAIRVFETMTKGNNIKPDIVSYNSLAWGLCKNGKVDEAVRLCKEGHLKKAMEIHRGMNMREIFPFNILIHAHLKKGDVGEGMKLLKNGLEMGLVLDSHTYSALINGFCRLRMMNVAKGLLIHMTVRGILLAPHHYNTLLESLCKEGSLEEAKGFFLAMSKTDSKPDVLSFNIIIHATLRANDLQSAEQLFEKMLQMGVEPDVVTFSTLVNGIMKLEHWKEGKATIERMVTCGYGPTAVVYDSLLKGFLAMGEKEEIIGLLRRMAADGFRLNKEITDTILKCLCLFSEHDNVEEILPSFQQEVSKVI; translated from the exons ATGGTTATTAGGAAGCAACTTTGCAGCAATTGCTATCTCTTGTTTCGTCCTCACACCAAATGCTTATCTTCAGCAACCGTAGAATCAAGTTTCAATGACATAGAAACCCAAATTAGATCATTATGTGATAAATCCAGTCCCCGACTCGAAGATGCTTTGCTCCTCTTTAATCAAGCTGTTGAAATCCACGGCCTGCCTTCTGAATCAACATGCGATTTTCTTTTACAAACATTTTCACAGTCGAGGAAGTATAACATGGTTATCAATGTCTACAATAAGATGAAGGGTATTCAAGTTTTTCGCAGTTTCATATCATTGCAAGTTCTGATCGAGTTTTTCCTACATTCAAATAACCCCGATTTTTCTTTTGGAGTGTTGGGCACGATGGTGAAGTGTGGTTTTCAAGTTAACACATATTGtataaatgttgttttaaatGGACTTTGTCGAAATGGTGATACTTCAAGAGCTGTAAAGGTTTTCAATGAATGGTGCAGAGGGTCTGTATTGCCTGATGTGATTACTTTCAGCACTCTTATGAACAGGCTTTGTAAAGAGGGTCGAATGGGAGAAGCAATTGATTTGTTTGATGACATGAAGCTGAAGGGCATCAATCCGGATGTTATTACTTTCACAACTCTTATGAACGGGCTTTGTATAAATGATCGAATGAGAGAAGCAATGGATTTGTTTGATGACATGAGGTTGAAGGGCCTCAATCCGAATGTTCTTACTTACAACACTCTTATGAACGGACTTTGTAAAGAGGGTCGAATGGGAGAAGCAATGTATTTGTTTGATGACATGAAGCTTAAGAGCCTCAATCCGGATGTTATTACTTACAGTGCACTTGTAAATGTATTTTGCAAAGCTGGGAATTTCGACGAGGGAAAGAAACTTTACGATATGATGTTGGAAAAAGGAGTTGAACCGAACGAATTCATTTATTCAAGTTTATTACAGTATCTTTGCAAAATGAGGCGATGGGAGGAAGCTAGCGAGTTATTCAATGTTATGTCACACCGAGGAATAAAACCGGATCTGGTAATCTATAACGTTTTAATCAATGGGCTGTGTAGAGATGGAAGGCCTATGGATGCCATGCGGTTGGTAGACTTAATGGCGGAAAAAGGTGAGGAGGCAAACATAATAACATATAATTCACTAATAGATGGATTTTGTAAATCTGGTATGGTTGCAGAAGCTATAAGAGTCTTTGAAACAATGACAAAGGGGAATAATATTAAACCCGACATTGTTTCTTATAATTCATTAGCTTGGGGGCTTTGCAAGAATGGGAAGGTTGATGAGGCGGTGAG GCTATGTAAAGAAGGTCATCTAAAGAAAGCGATGGAGATTCATCGTGGAATGAACATGAGAGAAATATTTCCTTTTAATATACTAATACATGCTCATTTGAAGAAAGGAGATGTTGGTGAAGGAATGAAGTTATTGAAGAACGGGCTTGAAATGGGATTAGTTCTGGATTCACATACTTATTCAGCTTTGATAAATGGATTCTGCCGATTGAGAATGATGAACGTTGCGAAAGGTCTTTTGATTCACATGACTGTTCGTGGAATTctgcttgcacctcatcattACAACACTTTACTAGAAAGTCTCTGCAAAGAAGGTAGTTTGGAGGAGGCAAAGGGTTTCTTTTTAGCGATGAGCAAAACAGACAGTAAACCGGatgttttatcttttaatatcaTAATTCATGCAACTCTAAGAGCGAATGATCTACAATCGGCGGAACAATTATTCGAAAAAATGCTTCAAATGGGCGTGGAACCTGATGTTGTGACCTTTTCAACACTTGTAAATGGAATAATGAAATTAGAACATTGGAAGGAGGGAAAAGCCACGATCGAGAGGATGGTGACTTGCGGTTATGGTCCTACTGCTGTTGTATACGATTCTTTGCTAAAGGGTTTTCTTGCTATGggtgaaaaagaagaaataattgGTTTGCTTAGACGGATGGCAGCTGATGGGTTTCGTCTTAACAAAGAAATTACTGATACAATTCTGAAATGTTTGTGTCTTTTTTCTGAACATGATAATGTTGAAGAGATCTTGCCTAGTTTTCAACAGGAGGTTTCTAAGGTGATTTGA